In Tubulanus polymorphus chromosome 2, tnTubPoly1.2, whole genome shotgun sequence, a single window of DNA contains:
- the LOC141900237 gene encoding mediator of RNA polymerase II transcription subunit 28-like, with product MAAPSSNDPISSCPPNLVDEFEIAFQNCFANLNSQESSSSADSDELKTGAEQSIQKFLDVAKQLEAFFLQKRLILSVMKPEQIVKEDVNEMGTEIGRKDNLLQKHYVKLQHWQNMLRTLPGSQPPQQGGAQSSQQQQPPPPMNQQQNLQQIPHSQTQHMVSHGMPHHTNSAMSMSMGLHQSHMPPPQIPGAAQSMQFQQGPLAHLERTTSNIGMPDGSR from the exons ATGGCGGCTCCTTCGTCAAATGATCCGATTTCAAGTTGTCCACCTAATTTAGTGGATGAATTCGAGATAGCCTTTCAG AATTGTTTCGCCAATCTTAATTCACAAGAGAGTAGCAGTTCAGCTGACTCCGATGAATTAAAGACAG GGGCTGAGCAATCCATACAGAAATTCCTCGATGTTGCCAAGCAGCTGGAAGCATTCTTTTTACAGAAGAGATTGATTTTATCGGTGATGAAACCAGAACAGATTGTCAAAGAG GATGTCAATGAAATGGGAACCGAAATTGGACGAAAAGATAATTTACTGCAAAAACATTACGTTAAATTGCAACACTGGCAAAATATGTTACGAACATTACCGGGATCTCAACCCCCTCAACAGGGAGGGGCTCAGTCgtctcaacaacaacaaccacCGCCACCTATGAACCAACAACAAAACCTACAACAAATCCCTCACTCTCAAACTCAACACATGGTCAGTCATGGTATGCCGCATCATACTAACTCAGCAATGTCGATGAGTATGGGTCTTCATCAGAGTCATATGCCACCTCCTCAAATACCAGGAGCCGCTCAATCAATGCAGTTTCAACAAGGGCCTCTCGCTCATTTAGAAAGGACAACATCTAATATCGGAATGCCTGATGGTTCAAGATAG